The genomic stretch gcatgtttttcatgtgcaaatccaggtaccgctgatcaggcctactatcgttgaggaaggcgactgcttagagactccgaggtacatctgccgcgtccgcagaccaaggagtccctttctattcctgcctttagtatttagcccttttgtacttTTCTGTTCTTTACTAGAAATTCCGAAGTTAGAggtatgtagtatttcttttcttagcttgtgattcatgggttttcgggtcttggatttatgtttggtattgagagttaaacatggtatatatcgagcggcacatttatacaatgttactgctttatttttgttttaaattgtttacttccgcaagttttaattttcttccgcaaattaagcttacctagtcgtagagactaggtgccgtcacgatggttcatgaaAGGCGAACCGGGGTTGTGACAGTCTAGCTAGCAATACACGTAAATCTAAAGATGCCCAGTGCAACAAGATCTTACTAGCGAGCACTTGAGTTAAAACCTTCTCCGTTATCCTGGTATGACTGGTTGTGCTATATGTTGAGTTACTATTAAACTATTGATACATTTTCTGTTTATACCACACGGTAAAAGCTCTCTAAACAGTAAAACATAAACAACAAACAAATGCTTCTTCAAGTATTTCAGTTGCACCCTATGATCAGTTCGAAACATTAAACGAAAAATAAATTTATTCTATGATCGCAAGTGGTAAACTTACCTGCTAAAAAAGGATAATGCTAACTAAAAAATAGAAATAGATACAAAAGAATTAGTCTATAATTCCCAATgaagaaaattaaaaaagaagCAAATCTGATGTATGTGGATGGTTTCTTTACTAATTTACATTCACAAGAATTATTCGAATTTCTTCACAGGTTGAACAATATATCAAAAaacttaaaattataataaaacaaaCAGTTTTGAAAATACCTCAACAGCAATGCTGGAGACAATGTTCTGATTCTCTGAATTACAGAATTGCAGAAGCATGGGGATCTTGGGCCATTCAGAAAATCTATTTATGTAAAGCTTTTCGAATGATTTCGTTATAAACTATATTGTACGATCATCGTTGCTATCTGTTGTTGGTGGTCGAATTAATAATTAATAACAAAGTGGGAACTTTTTGCTCTTGATAAGGCCACATAGAGTTGACCATGTGAGAAAATAGGTTCACGTAAATAAATTCCAACAAAGTCCAATGTTTGACCTTGAGCTTTATTTTTTATCATAACAAAACATAATCGCAATGGGAATTGTGTTCTCTTGAAAGGAACGGGCAATTTTCATCAGAAGATGATAACAATGGTATTCTTGGAATAAATACATGTGCATTCTTAAAATCTCCACTTACAATTTTGGCACTTATAATATACTTTTGAAGGTCACAACATATAAGTCTTGTGCCATTGCATAAACCTTGGGATGAATTTAAGTTTCATAACAGAATAACAGGACAATGCTTTATTAATGTCAATTTATGGGGAGGTAAACCAGCGGAATGTAATGTATGCAAAAAATCTTCATATTGACTCTGATCATTCGCTTCAATAGTTTCATCAAATGCAATATATGTTCTAGCATCTCCAGGAAAGTGAGCTATGAGCAACTCATTCATTTCATCAACAAAGTCACTTTTTGTCATCAGAATTACGCGTGAAGTCATAGAAAACATATCAGAACATGTATGTAAATCTGGAAAAGTTGCTCTAAACAAAAGATCTAATGATTccttttcagaaatgaaaggaaTAACAAAATAATCAGGAATTTCTATTTTATCATAGTTATCTgttttttcttctccatttcctATTCTCAGCAAATATTCACAAAAAGAAGGATCTGTTTTAGCTCGCATATTTTCTGATAATCGCAGTTTCTCAAGTTGATTTCAAATTTCAGAATACAATAAGCTTTCTTAAATAAAATCTTCTTTTTTCCGTTCCGAACAACCGGGATGGTTTGTCTAAAGTCACCACCGAAAACAACTACTTTTCCCCCCAAATAGAGCTTTTGTATCCATCAGATCCTTCAAGAGAACATCAAGAGCTTCTATCACTTTCTTTTTTGCCATAGATACTTCATCCCATACAAT from Nicotiana sylvestris chromosome 12, ASM39365v2, whole genome shotgun sequence encodes the following:
- the LOC138882928 gene encoding uncharacterized protein, which produces MRAKTDPSFCEYLLRIGNGEEKTDNYDKIEIPDYFVIPFISEKESLDLLFRATFPDLHTCSDMFSMTSRVILMTKSDFVDEMNELLIAHFPGDARTYIAFDETIEANDQSQYEDFLHTLHSAGLPPHKLTLIKHCPVILL